Proteins co-encoded in one Streptomyces sp. SLBN-31 genomic window:
- a CDS encoding mobile element transfer protein, with amino-acid sequence MRPNRFYNVIRIGPVKVGTFNNGRGQTKHTAACTAPNCGFSTEHGDRSAAELAARTHRCTA; translated from the coding sequence GTGCGTCCGAACCGCTTCTACAACGTGATCCGTATCGGCCCGGTCAAGGTCGGCACGTTCAACAACGGCCGTGGCCAAACCAAGCACACCGCCGCCTGCACCGCACCCAACTGCGGCTTCTCCACCGAGCACGGCGACCGCTCGGCCGCCGAACTCGCCGCCCGCACCCACCGCTGCACCGCCTGA